TCCTTCCCGCGCATCCAAAATGCGGTATCGGTCTTGGCCTGTTCGTCGGAAATGCCCGACCGGATCTTGATCATGTTTTGCAGCTGTCCGGCCGTCTTGATGGAGCCGAGGTCGATCATGGTCAGGAACGGCCATCTCGCCTTGGCACCCGCCCGATATCCCGTCTTCCGCTCGACCACTACTTGCGGCTCTCCGCCTGAGAATCCAAACATCGCCTTCTCCTATATTTATTTTCACATCTATGAACTATAAGTGGAGATCGTTTTCCGATAAACAATGCAAATAATTATATATATTCTTTTTATTTCATGTCGTTTTATTCAACATTCGACCTTCTTATTTTCTCGACTACAAAAGTTCTTGTGTGATCCGAACTTGCCCCCCCTGCCCACTCGCAGGTCAAAAATGGCAGGCACCTGTGCCTTGCGGAGGGATCGATAGGCCTACGGACAGCCCCTGGTTCGTAGAACGGTAATCGATCGTCCCACCAATCTGATCGACCAGTCCCCGCACAACGCGCGAGCCTGTGCCTGACGTCGCCTTGCCTGAAGTGGCGGTCGGCAAGCCGGGACCATTATCATTGATCTCGACCCGGACGGTCCCGCCAGCATCCCTGCTGCAGCTGACTTCAATCCTGCATGACTGGCTCGGCCGCCCACTGAATTTGATCGCATTGGTAATGATTTCGGCGACGATCTGTGCCGTAGGAAGCAAACGATGCGGCGCGAGCCTGCAATCTTCCGCAAGCCGCCGAACGATGACAATTTCTCCGGCAAGGCCAGACCCGAGCGCCGAGCAAACCAGACCCAAATGGTGACCGAGATCGACGGAGCTCTGCATCCCTTCTGACGAAAGCAATCGATGGAGCTGAGAGATCACCGTAATTTGCGCGACGATTGCTTCGAGAAGTCGGGAAAGATCCTTGACGTCAGGACCAGGGTCACGCCGGGCAAGCTCGCCACCAGTGAGCCGGACATAGCTCGCAAGCATTGAAAGATGATTGGCAATCCTGTGGTCGGCCTCGGCCTGCTGGAAGCCGTTCGGATGGACGTCGCCCGTGGTCATCACTTGTATCCCTCGCTCGGTCACGTTGATGAAACTGGCACCTCGTGGCGTCACCCCCTCATTGATCTGTTGGATGAACATCCCTGATCGTTGAACGGACCCACGGATACCTGAGTCCGCTTATCCGGGCATCGCATTGCGCGTATTCGGGTGCACTGCTCGAAGTTAGCCCAGAGACATTTTCAAATGGAATTGGGGGCAGCGCCGCGCTCGCCTCAGGACAGGCCGATGCCGTTCAACATCGAACGGACAAAAGGTAAGCTTGTGGCGGTAGACCGAAACCAACGCCCACTCATCGGCATCATGCGACGAACAGAAAGGGCACCGATCGGTGTCCTGATCATTTCGTGTCAGAATGAGTTGGAAAAGTTCCCATCAAGGGGACGTCACAATTTCACAACCAACGGTTGTGGCGCGAGTGACGGGCCTAGAAACGAAATTTTTCCTAATATAAATCAACGATATACACATGTCGAGACGAAATTTGTAGCACAGTCCCGGGCCGATTTGTGGCACAGTCCGAGCCAGCACAATGATGTCCTTTTCCAAATTATTCACGAAGCCGAAGAACCACGACTGCCGTCTGTGCGACCGGCGATAAGAACCAATCGCATATAGATTTCCCGAAAGACTGGGAGATTAAATACCAGTTGTAGACGCCACCGTCCTAGAGCCGTTACCCGCGCGCGAGAGCTCACTCAGGCTGAGAACACTTCGTCCAACGGCTCGCGAACGCTGTGTCGGGCAAATTGCTCGAGGTAGATCATCGGGCTCGCGCTGTGGAAGACGGATCGGTCGAGCAACCGGTTCGTCTCCGTCCCGCCCTCAACCTGGATGTCCTGATCAGGCACCGCAATATTTAGCGCATTTGCGGCCAGTCGGAAGAGATCAGTTCGGAAAGCAGGGCGCAGCGTCGTCAGCACGTCCCCCGCAGACTTGAGCTGTCCCCACCGCACCATTTGCACGGCCAGCCAAGCCGCCTTGGACAACCAGGGAAAACTGGCGGTGCCTGCGTCGTACACGGTATAGTCAGGCACTGCGATCCGTTCACCAGAGGTAGGCTGAACGGCGT
This genomic stretch from Parvularcula sp. LCG005 harbors:
- a CDS encoding sensor histidine kinase, yielding MTTGDVHPNGFQQAEADHRIANHLSMLASYVRLTGGELARRDPGPDVKDLSRLLEAIVAQITVISQLHRLLSSEGMQSSVDLGHHLGLVCSALGSGLAGEIVIVRRLAEDCRLAPHRLLPTAQIVAEIITNAIKFSGRPSQSCRIEVSCSRDAGGTVRVEINDNGPGLPTATSGKATSGTGSRVVRGLVDQIGGTIDYRSTNQGLSVGLSIPPQGTGACHF